The following nucleotide sequence is from Micromonospora sp. WMMD1120.
CGAAGCTCACCACCTGGTCCGCCGGAGCGCCCTTCGGCCGCCTGCGCCGTCGGCGCAGCAGCCGGCGCACTGTGGGCGAGGTCTCGTCGGCGTAGACCTGGTCGCCGAGCAGCACGAGCAGGTCCGGCAGCGGGTTCGCCTCCGGGTCGGCCATCAACCGGCGGGCGTACGCGTCGAGCGCGTCCGGCGGAAGCTTGCGGGTGGTCGCGTGCTGGGTGGTCTCCCGGCACGAGCCGAAGATCAGGCTGACCGGGCGGTCCCGGTCGTCGACGGGCCGGGTGCGGATCACGCTCGGTGGGAAGCCGCTGCTCGGCACCGGCCAGACCAGCTCGTCGTCGACGAGCACCTGATAGGTCGTCTCGCTGTCCGGGGTGAGTCCTTCCACCACGACGAGGGCGTAGTGGTGGTCGTACGCCGAGAAGGTGGACGCGGTGCCGGTGGCGCCGCCGGCCGTGCGGACGGTGACCACGGCGGGCCGGGCGGTCTCCACCCAGATGGTGGCCCGGGTGTCCACGACGCGCCGCAGGAGTGGGCCGATGAGGAGGTGGGCGGCGGACATGGCGCGAGCCTACCGCCGGTTTCCGGGCATCCGCCGGGTGCGGTGCTGAGACGCCGGGCACGGCATCGGGGGCCGTGGCGGGGACGCCGGGCACGGCATCGGGGGCCGTGGCGGGGACGCCGGGCACGGCATCGGGGGCCGTGGCGGGGACGCCGTCGCCCGCATCTGACAGGATTCCGGCATGGCCGAATACCTCGTCCTCGTTCTGGTGCTGCTCGGTGTGCTGATCGTCGGCACGGTGGGGCTTGTCGTGCCGCGGCTGCGGCGGCGACCCGAGCCCCCGTTGCCGCGCACCGAGGTCGACACCAGAGCCGAGGAGGATCTCGCCGGCCCGCCGGTCGAGGCGCCGGAGTCTGATCTGTCCACCGGTGTCCTGGTCGAGCCGCCACCGGTGATCGAGGCACCGGTGGAGGTGCCCGAGCCCACCGCCGGGCGACTGGTCCGCCTCCGGTCGCGGCTGTCCCGTTCGCAGAACGTCTTCGGCAAGGGCCTGCTCGGCCTGCTCGCCCGCGACCACCTCGACGAGGACGTCTGGGAGGAGATCGAGGACAGCCTGATCACCGCCGACGTCGGTGTCGACGCCACCCGCGACATCGTCGACCGGCTCCGCGAGCGCACCCGGGTGCTGGGCACCCGCTCGGCCTCCGAGCTGCGGGCGCTGCTCGCCGCCGAGTTGGTCAACGCGCTCGACCCGAACCTGGACCGCTCGCTGCGGACCGCCCCGAAGGACGGCGTGCCCGCCGTGGTCCTCGTCGTCGGTGTCAACGGCGCCGGCAAGACCACCACCTGCGGCAAGATCGCCCGCGTGCTGGTGGCCGACGGTCGCAGCGTGCTGCTCGGCGCCGCGGACACCTTCCGGGCCGCCGCCGCCGACCAGCTCGAGACCTGGGGCTCGCGGGTGGGCGCGGAGACCGTCCGGGGTCCCGAGGCCGCCGACCCGGCGAGCGTCGCCTTCGACGCGGTGAAGCGGGGCATCGACACCGGCGTGGACACCGTGCTCATCGACACCGCCGGCCGCCTACAGAACAAGGTCGGCCTGATGGACGAGCTGGGCAAGGTCAAGAGGGTGGTGGAGAAGCAGGGCCCGATCGACGAGACGCTGCTCATCCTGGACGCCACGACCGGGCAGAACGGTCTGGAGCAGGCCCGCGTCTTCACCGAGGTGGTGAACGTGACGGGCGTGGCGCTGACCAAGCTCGACGGCACCGCCAAGGGCGGCATCGTGATCGCCGTGCAGCGCAAGCTCGGCATCCCCGTGAAGCTGGTCGGCCTCGGTGAAGGCAAGGACGACCTGGCCCCGTTCGACCCGGCGCAGTTCGTCGACGCGCTGCTGGGGACCGAGGCCACCGGACGGGACGCGTAGTCTCGGGTGACCACCGACGATCGCGCGTACGCGGGTTGGCGCGACCCCGGCAACTCCTCACAGCGCCTCGGGAGACCGTACGTGACTTCGCAGGAGATCCCGCTGCACGGCGGCAACGTGAGCACAGTTGTCCGCGTGGGTGACACAGTGCGCCGCAACGCAGGACCGTGGACACCGTCCGTGCACGCCCTGCTGCGCCACCTGGAGTACGTCGGCTTCACCGGCGCCCCCCGCGCCCTCGGGATGGACGAGCGCAACCGCGAGGTGCTGTCGTACCTGGAGGGGGAGTGCGGGGAGTACCCGCTCGCCCCGCACTGGGTCACCGACGAGGCCCTGGTCACCGTCGCCACCATGCTCCGGATGTTCCACGACGCGCAGTACGGCTTCACCCCGCCGCCGGGAGCGGTCTGGCGTTCGTTCGGGCCCCCACCGCCGGACACCGAGGTGATCTGCCACCACGACGCCGCCCCGCACAACGTGATCTGGCGTCCGGACGGCACCCTCGGCCTGATCGACTTCGACCTCGCCTCACCCGGCGCCCGGATCTACGACGTGGCGTACGCGGCCTGGACCTGGGTGCCGATCTTCGCGGACCGGGACTCGATCACGCTCGGCTGGAAGCACCCGGACCGGCCCCGCCGGCTCCGGCTCTTCGCCGACGCGTACGGGCTGATCCCACGGGACCGGCACCGGCTGATCCGGACCATCCGCAAACGGATCGTGGACCACGTCGAGGGGATCCGCCGGATGGCGGCCGCCGGCGAGCCGGCGTTCGTCCGGATCGTGCACAAGGGCCACCTGCGCCGACCGATGCGCGATCTGCGGCTGCTCGACTACGAGCGGCACGCCCTGGAGAACGCCCTCCGCTGAGCGCGTCCCGGCCGATGTCCGGCCGGTCCGTCGAGCGGACCGGTCAGTGGGTTCCACCGGTCAGCCATCGACGCCCGCCACCCGGTTGATCCACCACCGTCCATGTCGACGAGTGTGCGGACTTCGTGACACGTACGAAACAACCTGTCACGAACCGGAAACCCGCGCGGGACCCTTGGTGAAACAGCCGGCCGCGAAGCTTCCGCGCAACCGGCCTACGGGCGACGCTGCCCCGGAAAGCCGCGAAGGAGGACTTCACCCTTTAGGAGGCCAGCGTGCCTGAAGCACCGACGATCGACGGCGCCAATACCACGTGGCTGCTGGTTTCGACCGCGCTCGTGCTGCTCATGACTCCCGGACTGGCGCTGTTCTACGGCGGCCTCAACCGGGCCAAGGGCGTACTCAACATGATGATGATGAGCTTCTCCGCCATCGGGCTCATCTCTGTTCTGTGGTGGTTCTACGGTTTCAGCGTCGCCTTCGGGACCGACGTGAACGGCTTCTGGGGTGACCCGGGCGCGTACCTCGGCACCAAGACGTTCCTCGCCGAGACCGACCTGTGGGGCGCCACGGCGGAGAACCCCAGCGGCATCGGGGTCCCGCTCTACGTGTTCATGGCCTTCCAGATGGTCTTCGCGGTCATCACCGTGGCGCTGATCAGCGGTGCGATCGCCGACCGGGCGAAGTTCGCCGGCTGGCTGCTGTTCGCCTTCGGCTGGGCCACCCTGGTCTACTTCCCGGTCGCCCACTGGGTGTGGGGCGGCGGCATCATCGGCGCCGACATCCACGCGCTGGACTTCGCCGGTGGCACCGCCGTGCACATCAACGCCGGTGCGGCTGCCCTGGCCGTGGCCCTGGTCCTCGGCAAGCGGCTCGGCTGGCCGCGCGAGGGCATGAAGCCGCACAACATCCCGCTGGTCGCGCTCGGCGCCGGTCTGCTGTGGTTCGGCTGGTTCGGCTTCAACGCCGGCTCGGAGCTGACCGTCGACTCGGTCGCCGGTCTCGCCTTCATCAACACCCAGCTCGCCACCGCGGCGGCCGTGCTCGGTTGGATCGCCGTCGAGTGGGTCAAGGACCGTAAGCCGACGATGGTCGGCGCCTCGTCCGGTGCCGTCGCCGGCCTGGTCGCCATCACGCCCGCCTGTGGCTTCATCGCCCCGTGGGCGTCCGTTCTGCTCGGCGTCGTCGCCGGCGCCGTGTGCGCGCTCGCGATCAGCCTGAAGTACAAGCTCGGCTACGACGACTCGCTCGACGTCGTCGGCGTGCACTTCGTCGGTGGCTGGATCGGGTCGCTCTGGCTCGGTCTGTTCGCCACCAACTCGGTCAACGGCGCGATCACCGATGTGGTGGGCGCCTCCGACGGCCTCTTCTACGGCGGTGGGGCAACCCAGCTCGGGCGGCAGGCGCTCGCCGGTCTGATCGTCACCGTGTGGTCGTTCGGCATCGCCTGGGTGCTCGCCTTCGTCATCGAGAAGACGATCGGCTTCCGGGTCCAGGCCGAGGCGGAGGTCGAGGGCATCGACATCGGCGAGCACGCCGAGAGCGGCTACGACCTGTCCCCGGCCGGTGGCGGCACAGGCGGAGCGTTCGCGATGGCCGGCATCGGTACCCCCGGTGGCGGCGCGACGAGTGGTGCCAAGTCGGAGGCGGAGCCCGCCGAGCCGGTCAGCGAAAAGGTCGCCGGTTAACGTTCCAGGGATGGAGGGGTTGGACATGAAGCTGGTGACCGCGGTCATCAAGCCGTACCAACTGGACGCGGTGAAGGAGGCCCTGCACGCCCTCGGCGTGGCCGGGCTGACCGTCAGCGAGGTGCAGGGGTACGGACGGCAGAAGGGGCACACCGAGGTCTACCGGGGTGCCGAGTACACGGTCGAGTTCCTGCCCAAGATCCGGGTCGAGGTGCTCACCGACGAGATCGACGTGGACAAGGTCGTGGACGCCATCGTCGGGGCGGCCCGCACGGGCAAGATCGGGGACGGCAAGGTCTGGGTCACCGGTGTCGAAGAGGTCGTCCGGGTGCGTACCGGCGAACGCGGCCTCGACGCCCTCTGACCCCGGTCGCGACCGACATGACCTCGTTGATCAAGAAGAATGCGTCAGGACAGGCCGATGACGGCGACGCGAACCTCTTGATCAACGAGGTCGTCGGCGTACACGGGGGGATCGGGGACGCGGCACGGCTCGGGCGGGCGGCGGCGTACGACACCTTCCTGCGCGGGTTGCTGCCGGCCCGGGAGGGGGTGGCGCTGCTGGCGGTCGGGGGGTTGGGCCGCCGGCAGTGCGCCCCGTACAGCGACCTCGACCTGGTGTTGGTGCACGCCGGCGTGCCCGGCACGGACGAGTTGGCCGCCTCGGTCTGGTACCCGATCTGGGACGCGGGCCTGCGCCTCGACCACTCGGTGCGCACCGTCGCCGAGGCGCTCTCGGTGGCCCAGGACGACGTCAAGGTCGCCCTCGGCCTGCTCGACGCCCGGCTGGTGGTGGGCGACCAGGCCCTGGCCGACGCGTTGATCCGCACCGCCGCCGACCACTGGCGGCGCACCGCCGTCCGCCACCTGCCCGCCCTGCGCGAGATCACCGCCCGTCGCTGGGAGGCCCACGGCGAGCTGGCGTTCCTGCTGGAGGGCGACCTCAAGGAGGCCGCCGGCGGCCTGCGGGACGTGGGGTTGCTGCGGGCGATCTCCACCGCCGGCATCACCGACGCGTTGCGCCCGGCCGTGTACGCCGCCCACCTGCGCCTGCTGGACACCCGTGACGCCCTGCACCAACAGGTCGGCCGCCGGGTCGACCGGCTGGTCGCCCAGGAACGCGACGGCGTGGGGCGGCTGCTCGGCCTCGACGACGGCGACGCCCTGCTGCGCCGGGTCGCCGGTGACGCCCGTACCGTCTCGCACGCCCTGGACGACGCGTTCCGCGCCGCCGACCGGCTGCGCTCCGGCCGGGCGCGCGGCGGCGGCGGCCGCCCGGTACGCCGTCCCGTGGCGCGGGACGTGGTGGAGCACGACGGTGAGCTGGTGCTGGCCCGCACCGCGATCGGGGCGCGTCCCGACCCGAGTCTCTCGCTGCGGGTCGCCGCCGCGGCGGCCACCACCCGGCTGCCCATCGCGCGGGCCACCTGCGAGTGGCTGGCGGCCTACTGCCCCCCGCTGCCCGCACCCTGGTCGGCCGAGGCCCGGGCCGCGCTCACCACCCTGCTCGGCGCCGGCGCCGGGCTGGTGCCGGCCTGGGAGACCTGCGATCGGTACGGGCTGGTCGACGACTGGCTGCCCGAGTGGACCCGGCTGCGCAGCCTGCCCCAGCACAACCCTGTGCACCGCTTCACCCTGGACCGGCACCTGGTGCAGACCGCGTACGAGGCGAGCCGGCACACCCGTGACGTGGAGCGCCCCGACCTGCTGCTGCTCGGGGCCCTGCTGCACGACATCGGCAAGGGCCTGCCCGGCGACCACAGCACGGTGGGTGTGCCGGTCGCCAAGGCGGTGGCGACCCGGATCGGGCTGTCCGCCGCCGAGACCGAGCTGATCGGCACGATGGTGCGACTGCACCTGCTGCTGCCCGACGTGGCCACCCGACGGGACCTCACCGACCCGGTCACCATCTCCTCGGTGGCGACGGCGGTCGCGGACACCCGCACCCTCGACCTGCTGCACGCGTTGGTACGCGCCGACGCGGCGGCGACCGGACCGGCGGCCTGGTCGGACTGGAAGGGCCGGCTCGTCGCCGAACTGGTCGCCCGGGTCCGTACCGCGCTCGACACCGGCGTGCTGCCCGAACCGCCGGCCCCCGACCCGGCGCTGCTGGCCGGCCCGCTGCCGGTCGTACACCTGACCGGCGACCGGGTGTCGGTGGCCGCGGCGGACCGGCGGGGCCTGCTCGCCACGGTGGCCGGCTGCCTGGCCCTGCACCGGCTGGAGGTGATCTCCGCGGACGCCTCGGTGGTCGACGGCCGGGCCCTTGTCGAGTGTCGGGTGCAGCCCCGCTACGGCCTCCCGCCGGACCCGGTCCCGCTCCGCGCCGACCTGCGTCGCGCGGTCGGCGGCGACGTGTCGGTCACCCAGCGGCTGCGCGGCCGTGCGCTCGCCGCCCGGGGCGCCGGTGCCGCGCCCCGGGTCGTCTGGCACCGCGAGGCGGCCACCGACGCCGTCCTGCTGGAACTGCGGGCGGCTGACGCCGCCGGGCTGCTCTACCGGGTCACCTGCGCGCTCGACGAGGCCGGTGCGTTGGTCCGCGCGGCCCGCATCTCCACCCTCGGCGGCGACGTGGTCGACGCCTTCTACCTGGTCGGCGGCTGGCCGGACGACGACACCCGCGCCCACCTGGAAGCAGCCGTCCTCGCCGCCGTCTAACCCCACCCCACCCCCACCCCCACTTCCACCCCGTCCTCCCTCCCACTCCCTCTGCCCCCGCCCCCTTCCGCGCCCCCTTCCCGCGCTCCCGCGCCCTCCGCGCCTCCCTTCCCGCGCTCCCGCGCCCCCTTTCCGCGCCCTCCGCGCCTCCCTTCCGCGTCGATCTTGCACTTTCTGTCTTCGCAAAACCCCGTAAAAAGGTGCTTATCGGCAACATAAAGTGCAAGATCGCCGCGGCCTGCGCCCCGCGCCCCGCGCCCCGCGGCCTGCGCCCCGCGCCCCGCGGCCTGCGCCCCGCGCCCCGCGCCCCGCGCCCCGCGGCCCCGCGCCCCGCGCCCCGCGGCCCGCGCCCCGCGCCCCGCGGCCCGCGCCCCGCGCCCCGCGGCCCGGGCTGCGGGCGTGGGGTGGGTACGTCTGGGGGCGTAGGGGCGGTGTCGCTTGCGGGCGCACGTCGGGGGGCTTCGGCGCGGGCAGAATGACGGCCATGCGACGAGACGGGCAGGGGCGGTGGCCGGGGCTGGCGGCAGATGCCGTGCTCGCGCTGGTGCTGCTCGGGTTCGGGCTGCTCGCCACCGGTCTGGCGGGGGAGAACCAGCCAGGGTCGAGGCCGGTGGACGCCGCCTGCCGGGCGCTGATCGTCGTCGCCGCGCTGGCCCTGCTGGCTCGGCGGCGCGCCCCGGTCGTCACGCTCGGCGTGGTCGGCGTGGCGGTGTCGACGTACCTGGTGCTCGCTTACCCGTACGGACCGATCCTGCTCACGTTCCTGGTCGCGGTGTACACCGTGGCGGTGCTCCTGCCGCTGCGCACGGCGGCGGTGGCCACCGGCGGCGCGTTCGTGCTGCTGTTGATCCACGTCCTCTGGTCCCGTGGTTCGGCGCCCGGCTGGGCGGGAGTACTGCCGGCGTCGGCCTGGGTGGTCGTACCGTTCGCTGTGGGTGTGGTGGTGCGGGTCAACCGGGAGGCGGCCGCGCGTGCCCGTGCGGAGCAGGCGCGGGACCGCGCCGCGCAGGCCCGCCGGCAGGCCGACGAGGAGCGGCTGCGCATCGCGCAGGAGGTGCACGACGTGGTGGGGCACGGGCTGGCTGCGATCAGCATGCAGGCGGACATCGCCCTGCACCTGCTGCCGAAGCGGCCCGAGCAGGCGGAGGTCGCGCTGACCGCGATCAGCCGGACCAGCCGGGAGGCGCTCGACGAGCTGCGGGTCACGTTGGGCGCGGTGCGGCGGGGCGCCGAGCGGGAGCCGGTGCCCGGTCTGGCCCGGCTCCCGGCGCTGCGTGACCGGCTCGCCGGAGCGGGACTGACCGTCGAGTTGCGCGTGACGGGCACACCGCGGGACCTGCCGGCCGGCGTGGACCTGGCCGCGTACCGGGTGGCGCAGGAGGCGTTGACGAACGTGCTGCGCCACGCCGGGGTGGCGCGCGCGGAGGTGACTGTGGGCTACCGGGCCGACGGGATCAGCATCGAGGTCACCGACCGGGGTGCGGCTGACCAGCGCGCCGGCGCGACGCCGGCCGGAGCGCCGGGTCACGGCCTGGCCGGGATGCGCGAGCGGGTCGCGGCGCTGGGTGGGCGGTTGGCGACCGGGCCGCGCGTCGACGGCGGGTTCCGGGTGTACGCCGAACTGCCCACGGAGCCGACCACGTGATCCGGGTGCAGATCGCCGACGACCAGGACCTGGTCCGGCTCGGCCTGCGCGCGTTGGTGCAGAGCGAGGACGACCTGGCGCTGGTCGGCGAGGCGGCCGACGGGCTGCGAGCGGTCGAGCTGGCCCGTCGGGAGCGACCCGACGTGGTGCTGATGGACATCCGGATGCCCGGCATCGACGGGATCGAGGCGACCCGCCGGATCGTCGCGGACCCGGACCTGGCCGGTACGCGGGTGGTGGTGCTGACCACCTTCGAGCTGGACGAGTACGTCTTCGACGCGCTGCGGCACGGCGCGAGCGGGTTCCTCACCAAGGACACCAGGCCGGCCGAGCTGCTGCGCGCGATCCGTCTGGTCGCCGAGGGGGAGGCGCTGCTGTCACCGTCGGTGACCCGGCGGGTGGTGCGGGAGTTCGCCACCCGGCCGTCCCGGGCGCTGCGTCCGCACCCGCTACTGGACACGCTCACCGACCGGGAGCGTCAGGTCGTCGGTCTGGTCGGCGAGGGGCTGAACAACGAGGAGATCGCGGAACGGCTGGTGGTCAGCCCGGCGACCGCCCGTACCCACGTCAGTCGGGCGATGGGGAAACTCGGCGCCCGGGATCGGGCCCAGCTCGTCGTCTTCGCGTACCAGTCGGGGTTGGTCTCGGGGTGAGGCCGGGGCCGCGCGACAGCGGGCCCGCGCGGGGACGGCTACCCTAGCGGTGGTCGGACTCCGCAGTGCCGGCCGCGTTGTGCCCGCCGGAACACTGACAAACGGGATGTTCGCGTGTTTGACACCTTGAGTGACCGCCTGTCCGGGATCTTCACCAAGCTCCGCGGCAAGGGACGGCTCACCGACGCCGACATCGACGCCACCGCGCGCGAGATCCGCCTCGCGCTGCTGGAGGCGGACGTCGCGCTGCCGGTGGTCAAGGGCTTCATCGCGGCCGTCAAGGAGCGCGCCCGCGGCGCCGAGGTCTCCCAGGCGCTGAACCCGGCCCAGCAGATCATCAAGATCGTCAACGAAGAGCTGATCAAGGTGCTCGGCGGCGAGGGGCGACGGCTCCAGTTCGCCAAGCAGCCGCCGACCGTGATCATGCTGGCCGGTCTCCAGGGTTCCGGTAAGACCACCCTCGCCGGCAAGCTGGCCCGCTGGCTCAAGGGCCAGGGGCACCAGCCGTTGCTGGTCGCCGCCGACCTCCAGCGTCCCAACGCCGTCGGGCAGCTCCAGGTGCTCGGTGGTCGGGCCGGGGTCGAGGTGTACGCACCGGAGCCCGGCAACGGCACCGGTGACCCGGTGCAGGTGGCCCGCGCGTCGATCGAGCACGCGAAGCGGGCGGCCCGTGACATCGTCATCGTGGACACCGCCGGCCGGCTCGGCATCGACGCCGAGATGATGCGGCAGGCCGCCGACATCCGCGACGCCGTCTCGCCGGACGAGGTCATCTTCGTCATCGACGCGATGGTCGGTCAGGACGCCGTCCGCACCGCCGAGGCGTTCCGCGACGGCGTCGGCATCACCGGCGTGGTGCTCTCCAAGCTCGACGGCGACGCCCGTGGTGGCGCCGCGCTGTCGGTGCGCGAGGTCACCGGGCAGCCGATCCTGTTCGCCTCCACCGGTGAGAAGTTGGAGGACTTCGACGTCTTCCACCCGGACCGGATGGCCAGCCGGATCCTCGGCATGGGCGACGTCCTCACTCTGATCGAGCAGGCCGAGCAGGCCTTCGACTCCGATCAGAAGGAGAAGATGACCGCCAAGCTGATGGGCGGCGAGCAGTTCACCCTGGACGACTTCCTCGACCAGCTCATCGCGGTGCGGCGGATGGGTCCGATCGCCAACGTGTTGGCCATGATGCCGGGCATGGGGCAGATGAAGGACCAGCTCGCCGAGCTGGACGACAGCCACTTCGACCGGGTCACCGCGATCATCAGGTCGATGACCCCGGGCGAGCGGACCAACCCGAAGATCATCAACGGCTCCCGCCGGGCGCGCATCGCCAACGGCTCCGGGGTCACCGTGATGGACGTCAACCAGCTGCTCAACCGCTTCGCCGACGCGCAGAAGATGATGAAGCAGATGGGCGGCATGATGGGCCTGCCCGGTGGTGGCCGGCGCAAGGCGACCAAGAGCCCGAAGAACAAGCGCAAGGGCACCAAGGGCGGCGGTCGGCCGCGTACCGGCGCCGGGATGCCGGGCGGCTTCCCGGGCGGCATGCCGCAGCTCCCGCCGGGAATGGACCCGAACGACCTCACGGGTGCGCAGGGCCTGCCGCCCGGCTTCAAGCTTCCGAAGATCGACTTCAACAAGCTCGGCAAGGGTGGTGACAAGGGCCCGCGCTGACGCGTGTCGGTGACGGCGGGCGACTGATCCGGTGCTTAGGGTGATGTCGCCCCCTGGAAGGAGATGTCATGACCGCGGCCCCGATCCTGCCCGAACGGCACGAGTGGACGGTCGACGACCTCGGTGATCTGCCGAAGGACCTTCCGTACGAACTGATCAACGGAAGGTTGATCGTGCCGTCCCCCACTGCCGTGCACCAAGATCTCTGCGTCCGACTACTGCTGGCTGTCGAAGTAAACTGCCCACCGGAATACCTGGTCAGCATCGACCTGTCGATGCGGGTCGACCGGCGCAACGAGCCACGCCCGGACGTGGTGGTCATCCGCCGCAAGCATGCCGGCCGGTCGCCCGTCCCGGTTGAGGACGCCCTGCTCGCGCTGGAGGTCGTCTCGCCGACCTCCAGCTTCCGCGACATGTACGACAAGGCGAAGGTCTACGCGCACGCTGGTGTCCAGTCCTACTGGGTGGTGGACCCGCTCCAGGAGCGCGTCACGCTGACCGAGTACGCGCTCGGCGCCAACCGGGAGTACGAGCAGGTCGCGCACACCGAGGATCTGTTCGTCACCGAGCGGCCGTGGAAGGTCTCCGTGGACCTGCCGGCCCTCACCGTACGGAAGAACAGCCTGCTCGCCCCCGACGAGGAGTGATCGGGTAGGACTGTGCGCATGGCTCTTCACGTGCGCGGTGTCGTACTCCCCGACGACGAGGTCCGGGACCTCTGGCTGGTCGGCGATCGGGTGACCTTCACCCCGGTGCCCGGCGCGGAGACGGTTGTCGACGGTGGGTTCGTGCTGCCGGGGCTGGTGGACGCGCACTGCCACATCGGCATCGCCCGCGGTGGCGCCCCGATCACCTCGCTCGACCAGGCCCGCGCGCTGGCCCGGCTCGACCGGGACGCGGGGGTGCTGGCGATCCGCGACGCCGGCTCGCCGTACCCGTACCCCGAACTGGACGACGAGCCTGACCTGCCGCGACTGGCCCGCGCGGGCCGGCACGTCGCGCCGCCGAAGCGTTACCTGCGCGGCATCGGCGTGGAGGTCGACGCCACCGACGTGGCGGCCACGGTGGCCGAGCAGGCGCGCGCCGGCAACGGCTGGGTCAAGCTGGTCGGCGACTGGATCGACAGGGGCGTCGGCGACCTGGCACCGGCCTGGGACGCCGAAACCCTCACCGCCGCCGTGCGCGCGGCGCACGACGCCGGGGTACGCGCCGCCGTGCACACCTTCTCCGAGTCGGCGGTCGAGATCATGGTCCGGGCCGGGGTGGACTCGGTGGAGCACGGCACCGGGCTGAGCCTCGACCTGATCGACGAGATGGCCCGCCGGGGCACCGCTCTCGTCCCCACGATGATCAACATCGCCACCTTCGGCGGGATCGCCGAGCAGGCGCGCGGCAAGTTCCCCGGGTACGCCGACCACATGCTGGCGCTGCGCGACCGCTTTCCGGAGGTGGTGCGCGCCGCGCACGAGGCGGGGGTGCCGATCTACGTGGGCACCGACGCCGGCGGCGGCATCGACCACGGGCTGGCCGGCGAGGAGATGCTGCTGCTGCACGAGCGCGCCGGCATGGCGCCGCTCGACGTCCTCGCCGCGGCCTCCTGGGGCGCCCGCGCATGGCTCGGCTTCCCCGGCCTGGTCGAGGGCGGCCTCGCCGACCTCACCGTCTACCCCGAGGATCCCCGTGTCGACCTGCGCGTCGTCCGCGCGCCGTCGCGCACGATCCTGCGCGGCCACGTCATCCGCTGACTCCGGGGTAGCGGGCGCGCTCGCTCGGGGCCGTCCGCGCTGGGGCTGCTCCGCGCTGGGGCCGATCCGCGTCGGGCGCCCCGCCCCGAGATCGTGCTCGAACCAGGATGTAGTGGCCTCGGCGTCGCTCGGATGCCACCAAATCCAGGATCGAGCGC
It contains:
- the ffh gene encoding signal recognition particle protein, which produces MFDTLSDRLSGIFTKLRGKGRLTDADIDATAREIRLALLEADVALPVVKGFIAAVKERARGAEVSQALNPAQQIIKIVNEELIKVLGGEGRRLQFAKQPPTVIMLAGLQGSGKTTLAGKLARWLKGQGHQPLLVAADLQRPNAVGQLQVLGGRAGVEVYAPEPGNGTGDPVQVARASIEHAKRAARDIVIVDTAGRLGIDAEMMRQAADIRDAVSPDEVIFVIDAMVGQDAVRTAEAFRDGVGITGVVLSKLDGDARGGAALSVREVTGQPILFASTGEKLEDFDVFHPDRMASRILGMGDVLTLIEQAEQAFDSDQKEKMTAKLMGGEQFTLDDFLDQLIAVRRMGPIANVLAMMPGMGQMKDQLAELDDSHFDRVTAIIRSMTPGERTNPKIINGSRRARIANGSGVTVMDVNQLLNRFADAQKMMKQMGGMMGLPGGGRRKATKSPKNKRKGTKGGGRPRTGAGMPGGFPGGMPQLPPGMDPNDLTGAQGLPPGFKLPKIDFNKLGKGGDKGPR
- a CDS encoding amidohydrolase family protein, with product MALHVRGVVLPDDEVRDLWLVGDRVTFTPVPGAETVVDGGFVLPGLVDAHCHIGIARGGAPITSLDQARALARLDRDAGVLAIRDAGSPYPYPELDDEPDLPRLARAGRHVAPPKRYLRGIGVEVDATDVAATVAEQARAGNGWVKLVGDWIDRGVGDLAPAWDAETLTAAVRAAHDAGVRAAVHTFSESAVEIMVRAGVDSVEHGTGLSLDLIDEMARRGTALVPTMINIATFGGIAEQARGKFPGYADHMLALRDRFPEVVRAAHEAGVPIYVGTDAGGGIDHGLAGEEMLLLHERAGMAPLDVLAAASWGARAWLGFPGLVEGGLADLTVYPEDPRVDLRVVRAPSRTILRGHVIR
- a CDS encoding Uma2 family endonuclease; this translates as MTAAPILPERHEWTVDDLGDLPKDLPYELINGRLIVPSPTAVHQDLCVRLLLAVEVNCPPEYLVSIDLSMRVDRRNEPRPDVVVIRRKHAGRSPVPVEDALLALEVVSPTSSFRDMYDKAKVYAHAGVQSYWVVDPLQERVTLTEYALGANREYEQVAHTEDLFVTERPWKVSVDLPALTVRKNSLLAPDEE